A single genomic interval of Musa acuminata AAA Group cultivar baxijiao chromosome BXJ3-4, Cavendish_Baxijiao_AAA, whole genome shotgun sequence harbors:
- the LOC135634704 gene encoding AP-3 complex subunit delta-like, with the protein MAATSASSSSPSLIDTLFQRSLDDVIRVLRSSSSAALEAAAIARALDEIRREIRSPDLDTKVVALQKLTYLASLHHFDMSWAAFHALELLPSTSLPQPRAAYLAASLSFHPSSTDLLPLATHQLRKHLAPSPSNSPALAAPALHLLALASSPDLARHLAPDLLPILSNQSSNPLRPKAVATALRALAVCPDTAPVLFKPLVECLSLSSDPRAVSAAIGAFCELALAAPDPSPYLPLAPEFYRLLVDSRNNWVTIKVLKIFARLAPLEPRVAARIVDPVCQLLRRFTAKSLVFECIRTVFSSLLDHDAAVRLAVDKIKEFLASDDDPNLRYLGLQALNMLGPAYSWAVEDSREVVIQSLNDTDTNIRREALRLIMGMLCDSNVVDICNMLIKYAIKSDPEFANEILDEVLATCGRNVYELIVDFDWYVSLLGEMVRNPHFAKGDEIERQLVDVGLRVRDARPELIRVARNLLINPALLGNPFLCRVLSAAAWVSGEYVEFSRNPLELVEALLQPRTNLLPPFVRAVYVQAVFKILAYSFISFIEQIQAGESLAIGNSLNQRGGKQEGSDLVSAKSSSDQNNAFEIGDGVATADKAILFDSIEKQETFKHESISCLLNLIETVVGPLSECGEVEVQERARNVLGLILIIRGTQFWNIEEGHELTRDNKITKMVELMESAFSEELGPVSTNAQKRVSVPEGLILNENLSELLDILGDDDINPCASVSFSLRNHHSTETNQDSATAIEPNSLLAEHRKRHGLYYLPMDKDKSESNDYPCANEPLLPVSHGEDTEDIVKLPAQSLIPEKAKPTKPRPVVIRLDEGDGVSSSNLSTAKESKDDMLSGAIRDVLLRNEKKPSSTHKTSSDRTSQRRENDGSENSELISQQKEGNSFGDREHGKSSSRKSRHHHKERIESSGQNRDNEEKSHRHLAKSSHHHRRHKHRQRGDAPLDIVPQSPVIQDFLL; encoded by the coding sequence ATGGCGGCCACGTCTGCGTCGTCATCCTCTCCTTCTTTGATCGATACGCTGTTCCAGCGATCCCTCGACGACGTCATACGAGTCCTCCGCTCCTCTTCTTCCGCCGCCTTGGAGGCGGCGGCGATCGCCCGCGCCTTGGATGAGATTCGCCGCGAGATCCGGTCGCCGGACCTGGACACCAAGGTGGTGGCCCTCCAGAAGCTGACCTACCTGGCCTCCCTCCACCACTTCGACATGTCCTGGGCCGCCTTCCACGCCCTAGAGCTCCTCCCCTCCACCTCCCTCCCCCAGCCCCGCGCCGCCTACCTCGCGGCCTCCCTCTCCTTCCACCCCTCCTCCACTGACCTCCTCCCCCTCGCCACCCACCAGCTCCGCAAGCACCTCGCCCCCTCACCCTCCAATTCCCCCGCCCTCGCCGCCCCCGCCCTCCACCTCCTCGCCCTGGCCTCGTCCCCCGACCTCGCCCGCCACCTCGCCCCCGACCTCCTTCCCATCCTCTCCAACCAGTCCTCCAACCCCCTCCGGCCCAAGGCCGTCGCCACCGCCCTACGTGCACTCGCGGTCTGCCCAGACACCGCCCCGGTCCTCTTCAAGCCCCTCGTCGAATGCCTCTCTCTGTCATCGGATCCCCGTGCCGTTTCCGCTGCCATCGGCGCCTTCTGCGAGCTCGCCCTTGCGGCTCCCGACCCCTCTCCGTACCTCCCCCTCGCCCCTGAGTTCTACCGCCTCCTTGTCGACTCCCGCAACAACTGGGTCACCATCAAGGTTCTCAAGATCTTCGCCCGTCTCGCCCCCTTGGAGCCCCGCGTCGCCGCCCGCATTGTCGACCCCGTCTGCCAGCTCCTCCGCCGCTTCACTGCCAAATCTCTTGTCTTTGAGTGCATCCGCACCGTCTTCTCCAGTCTCTTGGATCACGATGCCGCAGTCCGGCTGGCTGTGGATAAGATCAAGGAATTCTTGGCCTCCGACGATGATCCCAACCTGCGGTACCTTGGCCTTCAAGCTCTAAACATGCTTGGACCGGCGTACTCGTGGGCAGTGGAGGACAGCAGGGAGGTCGTGATCCAATCGCTGAACGATACCGATACTAACATACGGCGTGAAGCACTGCGCCTCATAATGGGGATGCTGTGCGACAGCAACGTGGTCGATATCTGTAACATGCTAATCAAATATGCCATCAAGTCCGACCCAGAGTTTGCAAATGAGATTCTTGATGAGGTGCTTGCAACCTGTGGGAGGAATGTGTACGAGCTGATTGTGGATTTTGATTGGTATGTGTCTCTCCTCGGTGAGATGGTGAGGAATCCACATTTTGCCAAAGGGGATGAGATCGAGAGGCAGCTAGTGGACGTTGGATTGAGGGTGAGGGATGCGAGGCCGGAGCTCATCCGTGTGGCTCGGAACCTTTTGATCAATCCTGCTTTGCTTGGGAATCCTTTTCTCTGTAGGGTGCTGTCCGCTGCTGCTTGGGTTTCAGGAGAGTATGTTGAGTTCTCGAGGAACCCGTTGGAGCTAGTAGAGGCACTGCTGCAGCCAAGGACTAATCTCCTGCCGCCATTTGTAAGAGCTGTTTATGTTCAAGCTGTGTTTAAGATTCTTGCCtactcttttatttcttttatcgAGCAAATACAAGCTGGCGAGTCACTGGCAATTGGAAATTCCTTAAATCAAAGAGGAGGGAAGCAAGAAGGATCTGATCTTGTTTCTGCTAAAAGCTCTAGTGATCAAAATAATGCTTTTGAGATTGGAGATGGTGTTGCTACAGCTGATAAGGCCATCCTATTTGATTCAATTGAAAAGCAGGAAACTTTCAAGCATGAATCTATTTCTTGCCTGCTAAATCTGATTGAAACAGTGGTGGGCCCGCTGTCAGAGTGTGGTGAAGTGGAGGTTCAGGAGCGAGCTAGGAATGTTCTTGGTCTAATTCTCATCATACGAGGAACTCAATTTTGGAATATCGAGGAGGGACATGAATTAACAAGGGATAACAAGATCACTAAAATGGTGGAACTCATGGAATCAGCATTTTCTGAAGAGTTAGGTCCTGTCTCTACAAATGCTCAGAAGAGAGTTTCAGTGCCTGAGGGTCTGATTCTGAATGAAAACCTTTCTGAACTTTTGGACATTTTAGGTGATGATGATATCAATCCATGTGCATCAGTTTCATTTTCCTTACGCAATCATCATTCTACAGAGACTAACCAGGATTCTGCAACAGCTATTGAGCCAAATTCTTTGCTTGCTGAACATCGTAAGCGACATGGGTTGTACTATCTTCCCATGGACAAAGATAAGTCTGAATCAAATGATTATCCATGTGCTAATGAACCACTGTTGCCTGTCAGTCATGGGGAAGACACTGAAGACATTGTGAAGCTCCCTGCACAATCACTTATTCCAGAAAAGGCAAAGCCCACGAAACCACGACCTGTGGTGATAAGGTTGGATGAAGGAGATGGTGTTTCGAGTTCTAATTTGAGTACAGCTAAGGAATCTAAGGATGATATGTTATCTGGCGCAATCAGGGATGTTCTTTTAAGAAATGAAAAGAAACCATCATcgacacataaaacatcatcggacAGAACTTCTCAAAGAAGAGAGAATGATGGATCTGAGAATAGTGAATTAATTTCTCAGCAAAAAGAAGGTAACAGTTTTGGTGATAGAGAACATGGAAAATCAAGTTCTAGGAAGAGCAGACATCACCACAAGGAAAGGATTGAAAGCTCTGGGCAGAACAGGGATAATGAAGAGAAGAGTCATAGGCACTTAGCAAAGAGTAGCCACCATCACAGAAGGCATAAGCATAGACAAAGAGGAGATGCTCCTTTGGACATTGTTCCACAATCTCCAGTTATCCAAGATTTCCTTTTGTGA